One Ananas comosus cultivar F153 linkage group 1, ASM154086v1, whole genome shotgun sequence DNA window includes the following coding sequences:
- the LOC109713967 gene encoding protein STRUBBELIG-RECEPTOR FAMILY 7-like: MGGIKALILACILVLNQSFVFGNTDQNDVSALNVLYTSFNSPSQLTGWSSANSGDPCGQAWLGVTCAGSSVKSIKLSGMGLTGNLGYNLNNMASLTELDLSNNNLGGGQQIPYNLPPNLERFNLAGNQFNGNLPYSISYMVTLKYLILGHNQLQGNLTDIFYKLTNLTTMDLSFNSLTGDLPQSFSSLTSLNTLYVQNNQFTGTIDVLAALPLEDLNVESNRFTGWIPDRLQKINNLQTGGNSWSSGPAPPPPPYTPPPPGRKVNPGQNSNSGNNPSSGGGSGGGGSSGIGGGGIAGIIISVLAVGGIVAFFLVKKKSWKGEQNPEQKQPFAPFAPFASNGEKEMKLTQTVSILDNSALPPAAPISLKPPPKIHKSFDENDTSNKPVAKKTDLAPIKATVYSIADLQMATNSFSVDNLVGEGSFGRVYRAEFDDEKVLAVKKINFNALPNLSSGDFIELVSNISCLHHLNLSELVGYCNEHGQHLLVYEFHGNGSLHDFLRLPDDYNKPLSWNQRVKIALGSARALEYLHEVCSPSIIHKHFKSSNILLDMELNPHVSDSGLASLVPNPEFQASDENSGYTAPEVSMSGQYSLKSDIYSFGVVMLELLTGRKPFDGSRPRSEQSLVRWATPQLHDIDALDRMVDPALQGLYPAKSLSRFADVIALCVQPEPEFRPPMSEVVQALVRLVQRANMSKRMVGGDGQGSPWRSDETDTPDYTF; this comes from the exons atgggtggGATTAAAGCTCTAATTTTGGCATGCATTTTGGTGTTGAATCAAAGCTTTGTTTTTGGAAACACTGACCAAAATGATG TTTCTGCTCTCAATGTATTGTACACAAGCTTCAATTCACCCTCACAGCTTACGGGTTGGTCCTCCGCAAACAGCGGCGATCCCTGCGGACAGGCATGGCTCGGCGTTACCTGCGCCGGTTCTTCGGTTAAATCAAT TAAATTATCTGGAATGGGACTTACCGGGAATTTAGGCTACAATTTGAATAACATGGCTTCGCTCACTGAGCT TGATTTAAGCAACAACAATCTTGGCGGTGGTCAACAGATACCTTATAATCTTCCTCCTAATCTCGAGAGATT TAATCTTGCTGGGAACCAATTTAACGGAAATCTACCTTACTCAATTTCTTATATGGTTACTCTCAAATATCT AATTCTTGGTCATAATCAACTCCAGGGAAATCTCACCGATATATTCTACAAACTTACCAATTTGACCACTAT GGACCTCTCCTTTAATTCTCTCACCGGTGACCTCCCTCAAAGCTTCAGCTCCTTGACGAGTTTGAATACTCT TTATGTGCAGAACAACCAATTTACTGGCACCATAGATGTCCTTGCTGCTCTTCCCCTTGAAGATTT GAATGTTGAAAGTAACCGCTTTACCGGCTGGATTCCTGATCGGCTTCAAAAGATTAATAACCTTCA GACCGGTGGTAATTCCTGGAGCTCTGGCCCTGCGCCTCCACCTCCACCATATACGCCTCCTCCGCCGGGTCGAAAAGTAAACCCGGGTCAGAACTCCAATAGTGGTAACAACCCATCAAGCGGCGGGggaagtggtggtggtggaagtTCTGGTATAGGTGGTGGGGGCATAGCTGGAATTATCATATCCGTATTGGCCGTAGGTGGAATAGTTGCGTTCTTCTTGGTTAAGAAGAAAAGTTGGAAAGGGGAACAGAATCCCGAGCAGAAACAGCCTTTTGCCCCTTTTGCGCCTTTTGCTTCAAATGGAGAAAAAG AGATGAAATTGACGCAGACCGTTTCCATACTCGACAATTCAGCATTGCCTCCAGCTGCTCCGATCAGCCTTAAACCTCCTCCTAAAATCCACAAGTCATTTGATGAAAATGACACCTCAAACAAGCCTGTTGCAAAGAAAACTGATTTGGCTCCCATAAAAGCAACGGTGTATTCCATAGCTGATTTGCAAATGGCAACCAACAGCTTCAGCGTGGACAATCTTGTTGGAGAAGGGTCCTTTGGGCGTGTTTATAGAGCTGAATTTGACGATGAAAAG GTTCTGGCTGTGAAGAAAATAAACTTTAATGCTCTTCCCAATTTGTCATCTGGCGACTTCATTGAGTTGGTCTCAAACATCTCATGCTTGCATCATCTGAATCTATCCGAGCTGGTtggctactgtaatgaacacgGGCAGCACTTGCTGGTCTATGAGTTCCACGGAAACGGCTCACTGCATGATTTCCTTCGCCTCCCCGATGACTACAACAAGCCACTGTCATGGAATCAGCGCGTCAAGATCGCACTGGGCTCTGCACGGGCGCTAGA GTATCTGCATGAAGTATGCTCGCCGTCTATCATCCATAAACATTTCAAGTCATCAAACATTTTATTGGACATGGAGCTCAACCCTCACGTTTCAGATTCTGGGCTTGCGAGCCTTGTTCCAAACCCAGAATTCCAG GCATCAGATGAGAACTCCGGATACACTGCTCCGGAGGTTTCCATGTCCGGCCAGTATAGTCTCAAGAGCGACATTTACAGCTTCGGAGTGGTCATGCTGGAGCTCTTGACTGGGCGGAAGCCTTTCGACGG CTCTAGACCGCGATCTGAGCAGTCGTTGGTTCGGTGGGCTACTCCCCAGCTGCACGACATCGATGCTTTAGACCGGATGGTTGATCCGGCCCTTCAGGGGTTATACCCGGCGAAATCTCTCTCTAGGTTCGCAGATGTTATTGCTCTGTGTGTTCAG CCCGAGCCAGAATTTAGGCCGCCCATGTCGGAAGTCGTGCAAGCATTAGTTCGCCTGGTGCAAAGGGCCAACATGAGTAAGCGGATGGTCGGAGGAGATGGGCAAGGCTCTCCCTGGCGATCGGATGAGACCGATACGCCAGACTATACGTTCTAA